A portion of the Vicinamibacterales bacterium genome contains these proteins:
- a CDS encoding SpoIIE family protein phosphatase: protein MPDARLEVTDALGRRIVPISKEAFGIGRRETNDLRLAGSEVSRDHAEIVAATGGFVVKDKQSRYGTYVNDEQVTERVLAHGDRIRLGRTGGAELVFLLADNPPNQDKATTTAIGDLRQIAALLDGLRALGSGRVLDDVLALVLDSAIEVTGAERGFIMMATGSNDLEFKLARGRRAQTLSGTSFATSRKIPEEVFRTGEPAILADLLDGDLANVHMGTVALGIRNVQCVPLKLVRYVDRADEVAGERRIGVLYLDSREKGSFLSGSTRGALETLATEAAVAIENARLYRETMEKAKMEQEMRIAAEIQQALLPRAGHAGSFFRTAASSLPCRSIGGDFYDYVDLPTGAFGFALGDVAGKGPPAALLSAMMQGIFAAQAAASDTPSQTIKRVNHALYKRGIESRFVTLMYGTLEPDGRLTYCNAGHNPPLVLGAGGVRRLEVGGPIVGLFEAASFEEETVQLSAGDVLLVFSDGVSEALSADGEEYGEARIIATAGRHPGATPADLLQAIFADVREFSKGAAQSDDITAMVLRYGPAA from the coding sequence ATGCCCGACGCCCGTCTCGAAGTCACCGACGCGCTGGGCCGGCGGATCGTGCCGATCTCGAAGGAGGCGTTCGGCATCGGCCGGCGTGAGACCAACGATCTTCGGCTCGCCGGCAGCGAAGTCTCGCGCGATCACGCCGAAATCGTCGCCGCCACCGGCGGCTTCGTCGTCAAGGACAAGCAGTCCCGCTACGGCACCTACGTCAACGACGAGCAGGTGACCGAGCGGGTGCTGGCGCACGGCGACCGCATCCGGCTGGGACGGACGGGCGGCGCCGAACTGGTGTTCCTGCTCGCCGACAACCCGCCCAACCAGGACAAGGCGACGACCACGGCGATCGGCGACCTGCGCCAGATCGCGGCGTTGCTCGACGGCCTGCGCGCCCTCGGCAGCGGCCGCGTGCTGGACGACGTGCTGGCGCTGGTGCTGGATTCGGCGATCGAGGTGACCGGCGCCGAGCGCGGGTTCATCATGATGGCGACCGGCTCCAACGATCTGGAGTTCAAGCTCGCCCGCGGCCGCCGCGCGCAGACGCTCTCCGGCACCAGCTTCGCGACCAGCCGCAAGATCCCCGAAGAAGTCTTCCGCACCGGCGAGCCGGCCATCCTCGCCGACCTGCTCGACGGCGACCTGGCGAACGTGCACATGGGCACGGTGGCGCTCGGCATCCGCAACGTGCAGTGCGTGCCGCTGAAGCTGGTGCGCTACGTCGATCGCGCCGACGAGGTGGCGGGGGAGCGGCGCATCGGCGTGCTCTATCTCGACAGCCGTGAGAAGGGCTCGTTCCTCTCCGGTTCGACGCGCGGCGCGCTCGAGACGCTGGCCACCGAAGCGGCGGTCGCGATCGAGAACGCCCGGCTCTATCGCGAGACGATGGAGAAGGCGAAGATGGAGCAGGAGATGCGCATCGCCGCCGAGATCCAGCAGGCGCTCCTGCCGCGGGCCGGCCACGCGGGCAGCTTCTTCCGCACCGCCGCCTCGTCGCTTCCGTGCCGCTCGATCGGCGGCGACTTCTACGATTACGTCGACCTGCCGACCGGCGCGTTCGGCTTCGCGCTCGGAGACGTGGCGGGCAAGGGACCGCCGGCGGCGCTGCTCAGCGCGATGATGCAGGGCATCTTCGCCGCGCAGGCGGCGGCGAGCGACACGCCGTCGCAGACCATCAAGCGCGTCAACCACGCCCTCTACAAGCGCGGCATCGAGTCGCGGTTCGTCACGCTGATGTACGGCACGCTGGAACCCGACGGCCGGCTGACCTACTGCAACGCCGGCCACAATCCGCCGCTCGTGCTCGGCGCCGGCGGCGTCCGCCGGCTGGAAGTCGGCGGCCCGATCGTCGGGCTGTTCGAGGCGGCGTCATTCGAGGAAGAGACGGTGCAGCTCTCGGCCGGCGACGTGCTGCTCGTCTTCAGCGACGGCGTCTCGGAGGCGCTGTCGGCGGACGGCGAGGAGTACGGCGAAGCGCGGATCATCGCCACCGCCGGGCGGCATCCCGGCGCCACCCCGGCCGACCTGCTGCAGGCGATCTTCGCCGACGTCCGGGAGTTCTCCAAAGGAGCCGCCCAGAGCGACGACATCACCGCGATGGTGCTGCGGTACGGACCTGCCGCCTGA
- a CDS encoding metal ABC transporter permease has translation MSELTVLQFLAAPFVASLILTGIHAYLGVHVVERGVIFVDLSLAQIAALGATIALLLPFSGGDPHSPQVYWVSLVFTFIGAAIFANVRVKTARIPQEAFIGICYAVASAASILAMSKSTSESEHLKDMLVGNILAVSWPEVIKTAILYGCIGIFHYVFRRQFLAISRSHGNPEATGLNYRLWDFLFYASFGFVVTSSVAIAGVLLVFCYLIVPSVAAMLYAEDIGPRLAIGWTMGTVVSALGVWLSLHLDLPTGATIVCTFGLVLVAMAAVRPLFRRRAVT, from the coding sequence ATGAGCGAGCTGACCGTTCTGCAGTTCCTGGCGGCGCCGTTCGTCGCCAGCTTGATCCTGACCGGCATCCACGCCTATCTCGGCGTGCACGTCGTCGAGCGCGGCGTGATCTTCGTCGACCTGTCGCTGGCGCAGATCGCCGCGCTGGGGGCGACGATCGCGCTGCTGCTCCCGTTCTCCGGCGGCGATCCGCACTCGCCGCAGGTCTACTGGGTCAGCCTGGTGTTCACCTTCATCGGCGCCGCCATCTTCGCCAACGTGCGGGTAAAGACGGCGCGGATTCCGCAGGAAGCGTTCATCGGCATCTGCTACGCCGTCGCCTCGGCGGCGTCGATCCTGGCGATGAGCAAGTCCACCTCCGAGTCGGAGCACCTGAAGGACATGCTGGTCGGCAACATCCTGGCGGTGTCGTGGCCGGAAGTGATCAAGACGGCGATTCTCTACGGCTGTATCGGCATCTTCCATTACGTCTTCCGCAGGCAGTTCCTCGCCATCTCGCGCAGCCACGGCAACCCGGAGGCGACCGGCCTGAATTACCGGCTCTGGGATTTCCTGTTCTACGCCTCGTTCGGCTTCGTGGTCACCTCCTCGGTGGCGATTGCCGGCGTGCTCCTCGTGTTCTGCTACCTGATCGTCCCGTCGGTCGCCGCCATGCTCTACGCCGAGGACATCGGGCCGCGGCTGGCGATCGGCTGGACGATGGGGACGGTGGTGTCGGCGCTCGGCGTCTGGCTGTCGCTGCACCTCGATCTGCCGACCGGCGCGACGATCGTCTGCACCTTCGGGCTGGTGCTCGTGGCGATGGCGGCGGTGCGGCCGTTGTTTCGCCGCCGCGCGGTGACCTAG
- a CDS encoding metal ABC transporter substrate-binding protein, with protein sequence MKFIRLALAAAAILLAAAPARAALNVVATTQDLASIAQEIGGDRIKVTPLAKGYQDPHFVEAKPSFVLTLNRADLLIVVGRDLELGWLPPLITQSRNARIQPGSNGYLDPSQGAKILELPTGTITRAMGDVHPLGNPHYWLDPENGRRIAQAIKARLSQLDAANAAYYAQREADFGRRLTEAQQRWKAQMAPYKGLKVVTYHRSWANFADAFGLEVIGYVEPKPGIPPTPQHTLDVINAMKAQNVKLILVEPYFDLKTPNSIADKTGGRVVVLPPSVGGVPAASDYFKLFDTDIALLLEAIKAAGAK encoded by the coding sequence ATGAAATTCATCCGTCTCGCACTTGCGGCCGCGGCGATCCTGCTCGCCGCGGCGCCCGCCCGGGCCGCGCTCAACGTCGTGGCCACCACGCAGGATCTGGCGTCGATCGCCCAGGAGATCGGCGGCGACAGGATCAAGGTCACGCCGCTCGCCAAGGGCTATCAGGATCCGCATTTCGTCGAAGCCAAGCCGAGCTTCGTGCTGACGCTGAACCGCGCCGACCTGCTCATCGTGGTCGGCCGGGACCTCGAGCTCGGGTGGCTGCCGCCGCTCATCACCCAGAGCCGCAACGCGAGGATCCAGCCGGGCTCGAACGGGTATCTCGATCCGTCGCAAGGGGCGAAGATTCTCGAGCTGCCCACCGGGACGATCACCCGCGCGATGGGGGACGTCCATCCGCTCGGCAACCCGCATTACTGGCTGGATCCCGAGAACGGCCGGCGGATCGCGCAGGCGATCAAGGCGCGCCTGTCGCAGCTCGACGCCGCCAACGCGGCGTATTACGCCCAGCGCGAGGCGGACTTCGGGCGCCGCCTGACCGAAGCGCAGCAGCGCTGGAAGGCGCAGATGGCGCCGTACAAGGGGCTGAAGGTGGTGACCTACCACCGTTCGTGGGCGAACTTCGCCGACGCGTTCGGGCTGGAGGTGATCGGCTACGTCGAGCCGAAGCCGGGCATTCCGCCGACGCCGCAGCACACGCTCGACGTGATCAACGCGATGAAGGCGCAGAACGTGAAGCTGATCCTGGTCGAGCCCTATTTCGACCTCAAGACACCGAACTCGATCGCCGACAAGACCGGCGGCCGGGTCGTGGTGCTGCCCCCCTCGGTCGGCGGCGTGCCGGCGGCGTCGGACTACTTCAAACTGTTCGACACCGACATCGCGCTGCTGCTGGAGGCGATCAAGGCCGCCGGCGCGAAGTAG
- a CDS encoding rhomboid family intramembrane serine protease: MIPLSDVIPSRTVPVVTIALIIVNTLVFLYEQLLPEPLLQQFVAAYALIPAWFSVPALFTSQFLHGGWMHIISNMLYLWIFGDNVEDRLGHVRYLIFYLGAGAAAAVLQTLFDPFSRIPMVGASGAIAGVMGAYFVLYPYSRVLTAVFLIIFFDIIEIPAVFFLGLWFLLQLLSGVGSLAASGAGGGGIAFWAHIGGFVAGVLIGLVLRSRDNRWAAI, from the coding sequence ATGATCCCGCTCAGCGACGTCATCCCCTCCCGCACGGTGCCGGTGGTGACGATCGCGCTGATCATCGTCAACACGCTCGTCTTTCTCTACGAGCAGCTGCTGCCCGAGCCGCTCCTGCAGCAGTTCGTCGCCGCCTACGCCCTGATCCCCGCGTGGTTCAGCGTCCCGGCGCTGTTCACCAGCCAGTTCCTGCACGGCGGCTGGATGCACATCATCTCCAACATGCTCTATCTCTGGATCTTCGGCGACAACGTCGAAGACCGGCTCGGTCACGTTCGCTACCTGATCTTCTATCTCGGCGCGGGCGCCGCCGCGGCCGTCCTGCAGACCCTGTTCGATCCGTTTTCGCGCATCCCGATGGTGGGCGCGAGCGGCGCGATCGCCGGGGTGATGGGCGCGTACTTCGTGCTCTATCCGTACTCACGGGTGCTGACCGCGGTGTTCCTCATCATCTTCTTCGACATCATCGAGATCCCGGCCGTGTTCTTCCTGGGTCTGTGGTTCCTCCTGCAGCTGCTGAGCGGCGTGGGCTCGCTGGCGGCGAGCGGCGCCGGCGGAGGGGGGATCGCCTTCTGGGCCCACATCGGCGGCTTCGTCGCGGGAGTGCTGATCGGCCTGGTGCTTCGATCGCGCGACAACCGGTGGGCAGCGATATGA
- a CDS encoding sialidase family protein, which produces MSMRTLVLAAIACTGLAVAPSGQSQPPWTLDVKPLTLAAQPGSGQPQLNVSTRGTMLSWVERTGETATLKWAERTATGWSAPRQAASGANWFVNWADVPSVVRLPDGSLAAHWLQKSGSGTYAYDVRLAFSGDDGRTWSKDVTPHSDGTQTEHGFGSLFAMPDRGVGLVWLDGRAMTPGHGEHGGGDMSLRFGAFGRDRAQKIEAAVDTRVCECCPTASAVTADGPIVAYRDRAPDNTRDIYVARLVNGKWTEGAPVHEDGWIFPACPVNGPALSARGRDVAIAWYTGANGAPRSFAAFSSDAGKTFGPPILLDGNGSLGRVGVALLPDGSAAASYIAVTPDKRAEFRVRRIERGGAASAPVTIAAIDAGRTSGYPRMALSGNELVFAWIEGTRPTQVRTAAAQVR; this is translated from the coding sequence ATGTCCATGCGCACGCTCGTCCTCGCCGCAATCGCCTGCACCGGGTTGGCTGTCGCTCCGTCGGGCCAGTCGCAGCCCCCCTGGACTCTCGACGTGAAGCCGCTGACCCTCGCCGCGCAGCCGGGCAGCGGCCAGCCCCAACTCAACGTCTCGACCCGGGGGACGATGCTGAGCTGGGTCGAGCGTACCGGCGAGACGGCGACGCTCAAGTGGGCGGAACGCACCGCCACCGGATGGTCGGCGCCGCGGCAGGCCGCGTCCGGCGCCAACTGGTTCGTGAACTGGGCCGACGTCCCCTCCGTCGTACGCCTGCCCGACGGCTCGCTCGCGGCGCACTGGCTCCAGAAGAGCGGCAGCGGCACCTACGCCTACGACGTCCGGCTCGCCTTCTCCGGCGACGACGGGAGGACGTGGAGCAAGGACGTGACGCCGCATTCGGACGGCACGCAGACAGAGCACGGATTCGGCTCGCTGTTCGCCATGCCCGATCGCGGCGTCGGACTGGTGTGGCTCGACGGCAGGGCGATGACGCCGGGACACGGCGAGCACGGCGGCGGCGACATGTCGCTGCGCTTCGGCGCGTTCGGGCGGGATCGCGCGCAGAAGATCGAGGCGGCGGTGGACACGCGCGTCTGCGAGTGCTGCCCCACCGCATCCGCCGTCACCGCCGACGGTCCGATCGTCGCCTATCGCGATCGCGCTCCGGACAACACGCGCGACATCTACGTGGCGCGGCTGGTGAACGGCAAATGGACGGAAGGGGCGCCGGTGCACGAGGACGGCTGGATCTTCCCCGCCTGCCCGGTGAACGGACCGGCGCTGAGCGCGCGCGGACGCGACGTCGCGATCGCGTGGTACACCGGCGCCAACGGCGCGCCGCGATCGTTCGCGGCATTCTCCAGCGACGCCGGCAAGACGTTCGGCCCGCCGATTCTGCTCGACGGCAACGGATCGCTGGGCCGTGTCGGAGTGGCGCTGCTGCCCGACGGCTCGGCGGCGGCGAGTTACATCGCCGTGACGCCGGACAAGCGCGCCGAGTTCCGCGTCCGGCGGATCGAGCGCGGCGGCGCCGCGTCGGCGCCGGTGACGATCGCCGCGATCGATGCCGGGCGCACCAGCGGCTACCCGCGCATGGCGCTGTCCGGCAACGAGCTCGTGTTCGCGTGGATCGAAGGGACCCGCCCGACGCAGGTCCGGACGGCGGCGGCGCAGGTCCGCTAG
- a CDS encoding glutamine amidotransferase yields MTFANPLPVWAIAGLAAAAAAVAWFAYRDVPIAPARRAALSALRFVTLMWIAVCLMRPMVRSADGNPHDALVAVMVDGSRSMGLADVDGARRIDRARQLVSGELLPALSSRFRAELLRFGDRLSPVDAASLTATDRRTELGAALQAVRDRYRGRPVAGIVLITDGGDNGSVDAAAAAAAGPPVYAIGLGPRAAARDREIVSVTAADSVLSDAMVDIAVSAVSHGFGAAPLELRLLENGRAIDHRRVTPAADGAPVSEVFRVAPDRDVPTVYTVEIPAAADEPVAENNARSTLVPAAGRPRRVLLVQGAPGFEHSFLRRAWAADRGLEIDSVVRKGRDDSGAETFYVQAAQSRAGALLGGYPNTRDALFAYDAIVLANVDPDLLTSGQLALTRAFVAERGGGVLVLGARAFQRQGLRDTPLEDVLPLDSTDRGGPGGGVVQSAASPGRNRVLLTAAGESHPVMQLGTGAESNEKRWAAVPPLASISPLGTAKPGAQVLAVTGGPGGAPRALVAVQRFGVGRSMVFTGEASWRWRMLLPTSDQSYERFWRQAVRWLVQSAPDPVSLTLPAAPAPGEGIPIVVDARDGAYAPLADAAVEVRVTSPTGRVDVVQAAPSAGQGARFQALVRAAEPGVYRVAVQARRGQAPLGASAGSMLVGGVDPEMTDPRLNEDTLQRVTRASGGAIVAAANAGDLPARLDAALPAAGAQSRRDLWHTGWSFALLTGLLAAEWLFRRASGLR; encoded by the coding sequence GTGACGTTCGCTAATCCGCTTCCCGTCTGGGCGATCGCCGGCCTCGCCGCGGCCGCGGCCGCGGTCGCCTGGTTCGCGTACCGCGACGTCCCGATCGCACCCGCCCGGCGCGCCGCGCTGTCGGCGCTGCGCTTCGTGACGCTGATGTGGATCGCCGTCTGCCTGATGCGTCCGATGGTGCGGTCGGCGGACGGCAACCCTCACGACGCACTCGTCGCCGTCATGGTCGACGGCTCGCGCAGCATGGGACTGGCGGACGTGGACGGCGCGCGGCGGATCGATCGCGCCCGCCAGCTGGTCTCCGGCGAGCTGCTGCCCGCGTTGTCGTCCCGATTCCGCGCCGAGCTGCTGCGGTTCGGCGACCGGCTGTCGCCGGTCGACGCCGCGAGCCTCACCGCGACGGATCGACGCACCGAGCTGGGCGCCGCGCTGCAGGCGGTACGCGATCGGTATCGCGGCCGGCCCGTCGCCGGAATCGTGCTGATCACCGACGGCGGCGACAACGGCTCCGTCGACGCCGCCGCCGCGGCTGCCGCCGGACCGCCGGTGTATGCGATCGGCCTCGGTCCGCGCGCGGCGGCGCGCGATCGCGAAATCGTCAGCGTCACGGCGGCCGACTCCGTGCTGAGCGATGCGATGGTCGACATCGCCGTGTCGGCGGTCTCGCACGGGTTCGGCGCGGCGCCGCTCGAGCTGCGGCTGCTCGAGAACGGCCGCGCCATCGATCACCGCCGCGTCACCCCCGCGGCTGACGGCGCGCCGGTGAGCGAAGTGTTCCGCGTCGCGCCCGACCGCGACGTGCCCACGGTCTACACCGTCGAGATCCCTGCCGCCGCCGACGAGCCGGTGGCGGAGAACAACGCCCGCAGCACGCTGGTTCCCGCCGCCGGGCGGCCGCGGCGGGTGCTCCTCGTCCAGGGAGCGCCCGGCTTCGAGCACAGCTTTCTGCGCCGCGCCTGGGCCGCCGATCGCGGCCTCGAGATCGACTCCGTCGTCCGCAAGGGACGCGACGATTCCGGCGCCGAGACGTTCTACGTCCAGGCGGCGCAGTCGCGCGCCGGCGCGCTGCTCGGCGGCTATCCCAATACGCGCGACGCGCTGTTCGCCTACGACGCGATCGTGCTCGCGAACGTCGATCCCGATCTCCTCACCAGCGGGCAGTTGGCGCTGACCCGGGCCTTCGTCGCCGAGCGCGGCGGCGGCGTGCTCGTGCTCGGCGCGCGCGCCTTCCAACGCCAGGGGCTGCGCGATACGCCGCTCGAGGACGTGCTGCCGCTCGACTCGACCGATCGCGGCGGCCCCGGCGGCGGGGTCGTGCAGTCGGCCGCCTCTCCCGGGCGCAACCGCGTGCTGTTGACCGCGGCGGGCGAGTCCCACCCGGTGATGCAGTTGGGCACCGGCGCCGAGAGCAACGAGAAGCGCTGGGCCGCGGTGCCGCCGCTGGCGTCGATCTCTCCGCTCGGAACCGCGAAGCCTGGTGCGCAGGTGCTCGCCGTCACCGGCGGACCGGGCGGCGCGCCGCGCGCGCTGGTCGCGGTCCAGCGGTTCGGCGTCGGCCGATCGATGGTCTTCACCGGCGAGGCATCGTGGCGGTGGCGCATGCTGCTGCCGACGAGCGATCAGTCCTACGAGCGTTTCTGGCGGCAGGCGGTGCGCTGGCTGGTGCAGAGCGCGCCGGACCCGGTGAGCCTCACGCTTCCCGCCGCCCCCGCGCCCGGAGAAGGCATTCCGATCGTCGTCGACGCACGGGACGGCGCCTACGCGCCCCTGGCGGACGCGGCCGTCGAGGTTCGCGTCACGTCGCCCACGGGCCGCGTCGACGTGGTTCAGGCCGCTCCGTCGGCCGGGCAGGGTGCGCGATTCCAGGCGTTGGTGCGCGCCGCCGAACCGGGCGTGTACCGCGTCGCGGTGCAGGCTCGCCGCGGCCAGGCGCCTCTCGGCGCCTCGGCGGGGTCGATGCTGGTGGGCGGCGTCGATCCGGAGATGACGGATCCGCGGCTGAACGAGGACACGCTGCAGCGCGTGACGCGCGCTTCGGGGGGCGCGATTGTCGCCGCCGCGAACGCCGGGGATCTGCCGGCGCGTCTGGATGCCGCGCTGCCGGCGGCGGGCGCACAGTCGCGCAGGGACCTGTGGCACACCGGCTGGTCGTTCGCGCTGCTCACCGGGCTGCTCGCGGCGGAATGGCTGTTCCGCCGCGCATCGGGGCTGCGATGA
- a CDS encoding DUF4175 family protein, protein MDLDSVLHVIRRRWQRCAALDAVARALALAAAILGAAAIAERLLQPSDVPLLLLAAAAALSIAAGAAWTLWPLRRRFDDRQIARFIEERVPELDDAIVTAVDIQQRMRRGAEGTAFAPLVVAGAAARLRTIDPEQIVDRERMARGMRRAAGASAALLLALAVARPFVEKSAQVAYVKLFPSSVVVHVASGDMRIPAGRSVTIAASVAGRRIALGRIAPVVILESAGGATTVPMQAAGGGYELRIPQLERSFKYRVTAGPARSNEYSVTALLPARVQRIELRYEYPTFTGLAPRREPDGGDVFGPAGTRVTLVVHSDKPISGGRLAFAEAGTAVELAKVSERALESTLTLKEEASYRVRLQDVDGLTSEGVEYFVRVMDDRPPTVHILRPTGDQQITPLEEVPIEARADDDFGIASLDMVYSVAGGPEQAVPFTSLGGTDVARIGSRMLAAEDLKVKPGDVIAYYARARDVPRAKRSTLARSEIFFLEVKPFNEEYSLAQSQAGMQSAAGAQLEGLIAAQKEIISATWNLERRAAAGRSPSDVKDVADAQAELKARAEQAAGAARQRRRFGGFLQIAVGQPPAAPASGDPVSAAVAAMSRALQHLQTQKTADAIPHEMAALNALLQAQAEIRKREVSQQQNNAGGAGGNRQSQDLSNLFDRELKRQQKTNYETKAQVESQPETGSDAAMDKIRDLARRQEELSRRQRELAGRQLSEEERRRELEKLTREQEDLRRQAEQASRDAKGAEGARGAKGAGADAAGGSSQELSRALEQMRQAAEQGNSGNAAGAAAKGEEAARQLRQAESRMQNGSPDARRRALGDVQLESQQIADAQRRIASEADRLDREGGGASDARRRLAGEKERLADRVDALQQAAQRIGAEGARDLAAQKLGERMRASAGGMREGTPGRLAPAEQQIADALDKVARKLNGADAGGAKGDTEQLAGQLDELRDARERLSRLEKQIAEAARAADGSRGRGSTPSQPGRAGRQGPEGRQGERGSGGGGSGGDLQQLQQAYNRELQRTRELMDRARGSTPQSGAGTATPEQHEWSRSAPGTEAFKQDYAAWQALASDVARALERTESAVAGRLAGAVEKDRLRAGGSERVPDAYQRRVSKYFEAIAVKKNPGDVR, encoded by the coding sequence TTGGATCTCGATAGCGTCCTGCACGTCATCCGGCGGCGCTGGCAGCGGTGCGCGGCGCTCGACGCGGTCGCGCGCGCGCTCGCGCTCGCGGCGGCGATCCTCGGCGCCGCCGCCATCGCCGAACGGCTGCTGCAGCCATCCGACGTCCCATTGCTGCTCCTCGCCGCCGCGGCCGCGCTGTCGATCGCGGCCGGCGCGGCCTGGACGCTGTGGCCGCTGCGCCGGCGTTTCGACGATCGCCAGATCGCCCGGTTCATCGAAGAACGCGTGCCGGAGCTGGACGACGCCATCGTCACCGCGGTGGACATTCAGCAGCGGATGCGCCGCGGCGCGGAAGGGACGGCCTTTGCGCCGCTCGTCGTCGCCGGCGCGGCGGCGCGGCTGCGGACGATCGATCCCGAACAGATCGTCGATCGCGAGCGGATGGCGCGGGGGATGCGGCGGGCGGCGGGCGCGTCGGCGGCGCTGCTGCTCGCGCTGGCCGTGGCGCGTCCGTTCGTCGAGAAGAGCGCGCAGGTCGCCTACGTGAAGCTGTTTCCGTCCTCCGTGGTCGTGCACGTGGCGTCGGGCGACATGCGGATTCCCGCCGGCCGATCGGTGACCATCGCGGCGAGCGTGGCGGGACGGCGCATCGCGCTCGGCCGGATCGCGCCGGTGGTGATCCTCGAGTCCGCCGGCGGCGCCACCACGGTGCCGATGCAGGCTGCCGGCGGCGGCTACGAGCTCCGCATCCCGCAGTTGGAGCGTTCGTTCAAGTACCGCGTGACCGCCGGTCCGGCGCGATCGAACGAGTACTCGGTGACGGCGCTGCTGCCCGCGCGCGTGCAGCGGATCGAGCTGCGCTACGAGTACCCGACGTTCACCGGCCTGGCGCCGCGGCGCGAGCCCGACGGCGGCGACGTGTTCGGCCCCGCCGGCACGCGGGTCACGCTCGTGGTGCACAGCGACAAGCCGATCAGCGGCGGGCGCCTCGCGTTCGCCGAGGCCGGGACCGCCGTCGAGCTCGCCAAGGTGAGCGAACGGGCGCTGGAATCGACGCTGACGTTGAAGGAGGAAGCGTCCTACCGCGTGCGTCTGCAGGACGTCGACGGCCTGACGTCCGAGGGGGTGGAGTACTTCGTCCGCGTGATGGACGATCGTCCGCCCACCGTTCACATCCTGCGCCCGACCGGAGACCAGCAGATCACGCCGCTCGAGGAAGTGCCGATCGAAGCCCGGGCCGACGACGACTTCGGGATTGCCAGTCTCGACATGGTGTATTCCGTCGCCGGCGGCCCCGAGCAGGCCGTGCCGTTCACCAGCCTCGGCGGCACGGACGTGGCGCGGATCGGATCGCGGATGCTGGCGGCCGAGGACCTGAAGGTCAAGCCGGGCGACGTCATCGCCTACTACGCGCGAGCGCGCGACGTGCCCCGCGCCAAGCGGTCCACGCTGGCGCGGAGCGAGATCTTCTTCCTCGAAGTGAAGCCGTTCAACGAGGAGTATTCGCTGGCGCAGAGCCAGGCGGGGATGCAGTCGGCCGCGGGGGCGCAGCTCGAAGGACTGATCGCGGCGCAGAAGGAGATCATCAGCGCGACCTGGAACCTCGAGCGCCGCGCGGCGGCGGGACGATCGCCGTCCGACGTGAAGGACGTCGCCGACGCGCAGGCGGAGCTGAAGGCGCGCGCCGAGCAGGCGGCCGGCGCCGCCCGTCAGCGCCGGCGGTTCGGCGGGTTCCTCCAGATCGCCGTCGGTCAGCCTCCGGCGGCGCCCGCTTCCGGCGATCCGGTGTCCGCTGCCGTGGCGGCCATGTCGCGCGCGCTGCAGCACCTGCAGACGCAGAAGACCGCAGACGCCATTCCGCACGAGATGGCGGCGCTCAACGCGCTGCTGCAGGCGCAGGCGGAGATCCGCAAGCGCGAAGTGTCGCAGCAGCAGAACAACGCCGGCGGGGCGGGCGGCAACCGCCAGAGCCAGGATCTGTCGAACCTGTTCGACCGCGAGCTCAAGCGGCAGCAGAAGACCAACTACGAGACCAAGGCGCAGGTCGAGTCGCAGCCCGAAACGGGGAGCGATGCGGCAATGGACAAGATCCGCGACCTGGCGCGCCGTCAGGAGGAGCTCAGTCGCCGGCAGCGCGAGCTGGCCGGGCGCCAGCTCTCGGAGGAAGAGCGGCGGCGCGAGCTGGAGAAGCTCACGCGCGAGCAGGAGGATTTGCGGCGGCAGGCGGAGCAGGCCTCGCGGGACGCGAAAGGCGCCGAGGGCGCCAGGGGGGCGAAGGGCGCCGGCGCGGACGCGGCCGGCGGCTCGAGCCAGGAGTTGAGCCGGGCGCTGGAGCAGATGCGCCAGGCCGCCGAACAGGGGAACAGCGGGAATGCCGCGGGGGCGGCCGCGAAAGGAGAGGAAGCGGCGCGGCAGCTCCGGCAGGCGGAATCGCGGATGCAGAACGGGTCGCCCGACGCGCGGCGCCGCGCCCTCGGCGACGTGCAGCTCGAGTCGCAGCAGATCGCCGACGCACAGCGCCGCATCGCCAGCGAAGCGGATCGGCTCGACCGTGAGGGGGGCGGCGCGTCGGACGCGCGGCGGCGGCTCGCCGGCGAGAAGGAGCGGCTCGCGGATCGCGTCGACGCGCTGCAGCAGGCCGCGCAGCGGATCGGCGCGGAAGGCGCCCGGGATCTCGCCGCGCAGAAGCTGGGGGAGCGGATGCGGGCGAGCGCCGGCGGGATGCGCGAAGGGACGCCAGGCAGGCTGGCGCCGGCGGAGCAGCAGATCGCGGACGCGCTCGACAAGGTCGCGCGCAAGCTGAACGGCGCCGATGCGGGCGGCGCGAAGGGAGACACCGAGCAGCTCGCCGGCCAGCTCGACGAGCTGCGCGATGCGCGCGAGCGTCTCTCCCGCCTCGAGAAGCAGATCGCCGAGGCGGCGCGCGCCGCCGACGGGTCCCGCGGCCGCGGCAGCACGCCGTCCCAGCCGGGCCGCGCCGGCCGGCAGGGGCCCGAAGGGCGTCAGGGGGAGCGCGGATCGGGCGGCGGCGGCAGCGGCGGCGATCTCCAGCAGCTGCAGCAGGCGTACAACCGCGAGCTCCAGCGCACCCGTGAGCTGATGGATCGCGCCCGGGGCAGCACGCCGCAGTCGGGCGCCGGCACCGCCACGCCCGAGCAGCACGAGTGGAGCCGATCCGCCCCCGGCACCGAGGCATTCAAGCAGGACTATGCCGCGTGGCAGGCGCTTGCCTCCGATGTGGCCCGCGCGCTCGAGCGCACCGAGTCGGCGGTTGCCGGCCGTCTCGCCGGCGCGGTTGAGAAGGACCGCCTGCGCGCCGGCGGCAGCGAGCGCGTGCCCGACGCATATCAGCGGCGGGTCTCGAAGTATTTCGAGGCGATCGCGGTCAAGAAGAATCCCGGTGACGTTCGCTAA